The Desulfuromonadales bacterium genome segment CATCGCATCCTCCCCGGTTCGGATTGCCTTTTTCTCGTTTCGGTCCCTGTCTGCCTGTAAGCAGAAAAAGTGCCAGGTGCCCGGTCAGGTTCACCCGTTGCCGTCGCCGGAGAACCCGCCTTCGTCGACTCTGCCGGGTTTTGCCGCCCCGGTGGCGGCCCCGGAGCATTTGACAGGTACCCGGGTGCGGGGTATCCTGAGGGCCGTTGTCCCTGCTCGCCGCCGACTGTAGGTTCCAATGAGGATTTTTTGCCGGCAGAACTGACATTTTCAGGCCGTGGATGCCGGTGGTTTGCCGCCGGCCCTAGGGCCAACCCGACCATGAGGATCGATCATGAAGCTTGTCTCCTTCAATGTGAACGGCCTGCGCTCCCGGCTGCACCAACTCGCCGCTCTGGTCGAGAAGCACCGCCCGGACATCATCGGCCTGCAGGAGACCAAGGTGCAGGACGCCGACTTTCCGGTCGCGGCCATCGAGGCACTCGGGTACCGGGTCGCCTTTCACGGGCAGAAGACCCATTACGGGGTGGCGCTGCTCACCCGGCTGGCGCCCGTCGAGGTACGGACGGGTTTCCCCGGAGACGGCGACGGGGCGCAGAAACGGCTGATCAGCGCCAGCTTCCGGCTGTCGACGGGCGAGCTGCTGCAGGTCATCAACGGCTACTTTCCGCAGGGGGAAAGCCGTGACCATCCGGTCAAGTTCCCGGATAAGCGGCGCTTCTACGCCGACCTGCAGCGCTACCTGGCCGAGTGCTGCGACCCCGCCGGGCCGCTCGCCCTGCTGGGGGACTTCAACATCGCACCGGTCGATGCGGATATTGGCATCGGCGAGGAGAATGCCCGGCGCTGGCTGCGCACCGGCAAGACCAGCTTCTTGCCCGAAGAGCGCCAGTGGTTCGCCGCCCTGCGGGACTGGGGGCTGCACGACAGCTTCCGCCTCCAGCATCCCGCCGTCACTGACCGCTTCAGCTGGTTCGACTACCGCAGCCGCGGCTTCGAGAGCGAACCCAGGCGCGGCCTGCGCATCGACCATATCCTGCTCACCGCCAGCCTGCAGAAATGCTGCCGGGAGACCGGCATCGATTACGAGATCCGCGGCATGGCGCGGCCGTCGGATCATTGTCCGGTTTGGGCGGAGCTGGCGCTGGAGTAGGCGGCTGAAGGTCTTGGGGGAAGGTGATATCAAGGTGAGGGACACGACAGTGCCTTTGGTGCGCAACGAAAGTCGTCAGGCGGCGAAAGGCATTCTGGGTACCGACTTGGTCGGGTAAGCAACTTTGTCGCCAGCGTATTTTATTGGGCCGTCAAGCAGAAACGGGGCTCGAAAGGAGATTAATCGATGAATTGGTATCTTTGCCCCCTCACTCCTGCCCAGGTCACCGCCGGTGAGGCGCAGCGGCGCACGAAGGCTTTTTCCGAAGCGTTTTCCGCCGCCGGCGCCCCGCGCATGATGGCCCTTTTCCAGCGGGAGGGTAAAGACGGCGGCCTCGATCTCTACCTCACCCCCGACTGCGGCGAGTTCGCGGCGGAGCTACTCCAGGCTTGGGGGAGCGTCCCCTGCGAGCGGCCGCCGATGACCGGACTGCAGTTTCTGGTCGGCCACAACGAAATCACCTACTACCTGCCCTGACTCCCGGTTTTCTATTCACCCCCCGCCCCCGAACCGCTTCAGACGCTCTGCCGGCAATGGGTCTCCCGGGTAAAGGCGATGCACACTAGGGCAAGCACGGTCCAGGCCAGCATCAGGGAAAACCCGGCGCGAAAGGCCCCCAGCTCGTAGACCCTTGCGCCGGCCGCCATCGTCCCACCCCATTGCCGGTCGAGCATCCAGCCGACGGCGGGCTGCAGCAGCATCGGACCCAGCATCGAGCCCATGTTGCAGACGCCCGCTGCCGTCCCGGCAAGCGGGGAGGGCACCGATTCCTTGGCGAAGGCGAAGCCGATGATCATGCAGCCGGCGGCGAAGCCGACGGTGACGAGGAGGGCGATCAGCACCGGTAGCGGCAGTCGAGGAATGAAGATGATGACACCCCAGACGACGGCCGATACCGCGCAGCCGACCACGTAGAGCGGCTTGCGCCGCCCGATCCGGTCCGAGAGGCCGCCGAAGACCGGGCCGCCCACCGCCCAGGCGATCAGCAGGGCCGAGCAGACGGCAGCGGCCTGCGGGGCGCTCAGGCCGTAATGGGTGGTCAGGAAGGGGACGCCCCAGAGGCCGGCGAAGGCAAGGCCGCTGCCGACAACGGCGCCGGGGGTGACCAGCAGCAGCCAGGTGTTGCGGTAGGCGAAGACCTCGCGAAGCCCGGCGATGATGCCGGTGCGGGGCGCTTCGGCGTGGCCGTCGGGGGCGTGGCTGGCGTAGCCCCGCTCCCGCGGATCGTCGCGGACGATGAGCCAGATCGCCACGGCGACGGCGAAGGGGAGGATGCTGGCGGCGAGCATGACGGGCCGCCAGCCGAAGGCGGCCACCATCAGGCGCAGCGGCGTGCCGGCGAAGACCGCCCCGAGAATGCCGAGGAAGAGGGCCATCCCGG includes the following:
- a CDS encoding MFS transporter; its protein translation is MSSATLPPVRLAWTVWGLGAALYIIGFFQRVAPGVMTAELMNEFDLTAAALGNLSAFYFYSYVAMQIPTGLLADSWGPRRLLTAGAAVAGVGSLCFALADGMFWACAGRLLVGGSVAVAFVAMMKLSSHWMAPRQFALASGMALFLGILGAVFAGTPLRLMVAAFGWRPVMLAASILPFAVAVAIWLIVRDDPRERGYASHAPDGHAEAPRTGIIAGLREVFAYRNTWLLLVTPGAVVGSGLAFAGLWGVPFLTTHYGLSAPQAAAVCSALLIAWAVGGPVFGGLSDRIGRRKPLYVVGCAVSAVVWGVIIFIPRLPLPVLIALLVTVGFAAGCMIIGFAFAKESVPSPLAGTAAGVCNMGSMLGPMLLQPAVGWMLDRQWGGTMAAGARVYELGAFRAGFSLMLAWTVLALVCIAFTRETHCRQSV
- the xthA gene encoding exodeoxyribonuclease III, with the protein product MKLVSFNVNGLRSRLHQLAALVEKHRPDIIGLQETKVQDADFPVAAIEALGYRVAFHGQKTHYGVALLTRLAPVEVRTGFPGDGDGAQKRLISASFRLSTGELLQVINGYFPQGESRDHPVKFPDKRRFYADLQRYLAECCDPAGPLALLGDFNIAPVDADIGIGEENARRWLRTGKTSFLPEERQWFAALRDWGLHDSFRLQHPAVTDRFSWFDYRSRGFESEPRRGLRIDHILLTASLQKCCRETGIDYEIRGMARPSDHCPVWAELALE